In Arachis hypogaea cultivar Tifrunner chromosome 2, arahy.Tifrunner.gnm2.J5K5, whole genome shotgun sequence, a genomic segment contains:
- the LOC112752745 gene encoding uncharacterized protein isoform X1, giving the protein MTKYTFDLLKVAVLTLCATSYVLFPAMASTNEERYSLVKSGWWGSDYQKISNHCNWTAITCNEAGSVTDIAAHYWPFNLPPSSLKLQNLNLTAFSNLVTLYLPRMQLTGIIPPEIGTLSKLVTLDLSYNNLHGELPKSFASLTQLIVLDVSFNSLCGTIPSELGEFENLTFLSLASNRIEGPIPQQLGNLRDLQELHLSNNLINGTIPSSLGRLGNLTSLSLASNQIEGHIPQNLGNLKSLRKLSLSNNKLSGSIPLTLYQLGNLSYFYLDSNQIEGQIPPEIGSLEALEVLNLSCNSFFGPIPSQVGALIFLHELYIEFNQINSSIPSEFQNLVSLTTLYLSHNKISGVIPSELFKLPLSSLHLSTNQLVGHIPFEMRNSIRLCDVDLSNNKLEGFIPSPIVNCFLARVNLSNNKLSGSIPVQIGFVNILDISHNFLSGKVPSLLVSDNASWSQTDIGRILASLDLSYNHLSGSLPIELANLLHINLSFNFFKCSEGFKVFHKESLIGNTPNFPSCSSQVQKTNKAKHLIVIILPVTCILLIICLFILYFTLSTNKTKIEQRQAKNGDLLCIWNYDGRIAFQDIIEATNNFDFQYCIGTGAYGSVYRAQLPSGKVVALKKLHQSESQNISFNESFRNEVKMLTEIRHRNILKLHGFCLHNQCKFLVYEYMERGSLFHVLNNIKEVGELNWRKRVNIIKAMANALSYMHHDCIPPIVHRDVTSSNVLLNSQLDAVVSDFGLARFIDPDSSNQTFGVGTYGYVAPELAYSWTVTEKCDVYSFGVVALETLMGRHPRELISSLFDTSPQNMLLKDLLDSRIRLPHSQKDAQDIALVVTIALACLHSKPNSRPSMLQVSQQLSSSGQSPLPLSFFEISIHQLMAQEL; this is encoded by the exons ATGACCAAGTATACTTTCGATTTACTGAAAGTAGCAGTGCTAACATTATGTGCTACTTCTTATGTGTTGTTCCCTGCTATGGCTTCCACCAATGAGGAACGTTATTCTTTGGTGAAGAGTGGTTGGTGGGGAAGTGATTATCAGAAGATCTCAAACCATTGTAATTGGACTGCAATCACATGTAATGAAGCTGGAAGTGTTACAGACATTGCTGCACACTACTGGCCTTTCAACCTTCCTCCATCATCATTGAAACTTCAGAACTTGAATCTCACTGCATTTTCCAATTTAGTCACTCTGTATCTACCTCGAATGCAACTCACCGGAATCATCCCTCCCGAGATAGGTACTCTTTCGAAACTTGTCACTCTTGATCTGTCTTATAATAATCTTCATGGTGAGCTTCCAAAATCATTTGCAAGTCTTACTCAACTCATAGTTCTTGATGTTTCCTTCAATTCTCTTTGTGGAACCATTCCTTCTGAGTTGGGTGAATTCGAGAATCTAACCTTTCTTTCGCTTGCTTCAAACCGAATCGAAGGTCCAATACCACAACAGTTAGGGAATTTAAGAGACTTACAAGAACTACATCTCTCAAATAATTTGATCAATGGTACAATCCCTTCTAGTTTAGGCCGATTGGGAAACTTGACTTCTCTCTCACTTGCTTCAAACCAAATCGAAGGTCACATACCTCAAAATCTTGGGAATTTAAAGAGTTTacgaaaactctctctctcaaatAATAAACTCTCAGGTTCAATCCCTTTAACTCTATATCAATTGggaaatttatcttatttctacCTTGATTCAAACCAAATAGAAGGACAAATACCACCAGAGATAGGGAGTTTAGAAGCACTAGAAGTATTAAATCTTTCATGTAACTCTTTTTTTGGTCCAATTCCTTCTCAAGTCGGAGCTTTAATTTTCTTACACGAGTTATATATAGAATTCAATCAAATAAATAGTTCTATACCTTCTGAATTTCAGAATTTGGTTAGCCTAACTACCTTGTATCTTTCTCACAATAAGATATCTGGTGTTATACCATCTGAACTGTTCAAGTTACCCTTGTCTTCTCTGCATCTTTCAACCAATCAATTAGTTGGGCATATACCATTTGAGATGAGGAATTCCATTAGGCTTTGTGATGTAGACCTTTCCAATAACAAGCTAGAAGGATTTATCCCATCTCCTATAGTAAATTGTTTCCTAGCAAGAGTTAATTTAAGCAATAACAAGCTAAGTGGAAGCATTCCTGTCCAAATTGGTTTTGTTAACATCCTTGATATTAGTCACAATTTTCTGAGTGGTAAAGTACCTTCTTTGCTTGTTAGTGATAATGCTTCTTGGTCACAAACAGATATAGGTCGTATATTAGCAAGTTTGGATCTTAGCTACAACCATCTCTCAGGTAGCTTACCAATTGAACTTGCAAATTTACTTCATATAAACTTGTCATTCAATTTCTTTAAGTGTTCAGAAGGTTTTAAAGTTTTCCATAAAGAATCACTAATTGGTAACACTCCTAATTTCCCTTCTTGTTCTTCTCAAGTCCAAAAAACCAACAAGGCTAAACACCTCATTGTAATTATTCTTCCTGTTACTTGCATCCTCCTTATCATTTGTCTGTTCATATTGTATTTTACTCTGTCTACCAATAAAAccaaaattgaacaaagacaaGCCAAAAATGGAGACTTGTTATGTATATGGAACTATGATGGTAGAATTGCATTCCAAGACATCATTGAAGCAACAAATAACTTTGACTTCCAGTACTGTATTGGTACTGGGGCATATGGTAGTGTTTATAGAGCACAATTACCAAGTGGAAAAGTTGTTGCATTGAAGAAACTTCATCAAAGCGAATCTCAAAACATATCCTTCAATGAAAGCTTCCGGAACGAAGTGAAGATGTTAACAGAAATCCGTCATAGAAATATTCTGAAACTTCATGGCTTTTGCCTTCACAATCAATGCAAGTTTTTGGTTTATGAATACATGGAAAGAGGCAGCTTATTTCATGTCTTGAACAATATTAAGGAAGTTGGGGAGTTGAATTGGAGAAAGAGGGTGAATATCATTAAGGCAATGGCGAATGCATTGTCTTACATGCACCATGATTGTATTCCTCCAATTGTTCATCGAGATGTGACAAGTAGCAATGTTTTGTTGAATTCACAGCTTGATGCAGTTGTCTCAGACTTCGGTCTAGCTCGATTTATTGATCCTGATTCCTCAAATCAAACCTTTGGAGTTGGAACATATGGCTATGTTGCCCCAG AGCTTGCATATTCATGGACTGTGACAGAAAAATGTGATGTTTATAGTTTTGGAGTAGTGGCACTGGAAACATTGATGGGAAGGCATCCGAGAGAGCTAATCTCATCTTTATTCGACACTTCTCCACAAAACATGTTGTTGAAAGATCTGTTAGATTCACGAATTCGTCTACCTCATAGTCAGAAAGATGCTCAAGACATAGCTCTTGTGGTTACAATAGCACTAGCATGTTTGCATTCTAAACCAAATTCAAGACCATCAATGTTACAAGTGTCTCAACAACTTTCTAGTTCCGGACAGTCACCACTGCCATTATCTTTCTTTGAAATTTCGATCCATCAATTGATGGCTCAAGAGCTATAA
- the LOC112720197 gene encoding F-box protein CPR1-like, producing the protein MENKKNDKSMSIHDILPLDLIHRILLRVPIRHLARLRCVSKLCYSLISDPDFAELHFHHSPVATNAYFIIENLAMAYFVYLDDNDASQKVMSPPFKKKPSHFAVLGSCRGFILLYRDPHFLVVWNPLNGFSKRISYFHIFARHKYYVARLPYKFHLYGFGYDASQDDYLVVLAWQDKDDHYHLDYLSLRTNLWINLDAALSNLVDSYNWNPRGLFFNGTIHWVPSIFESYKDVILIFDMKERTFSSLSMPEQPVKSVCSYSILALLGGCLALYYRNYDSRKTEIWVMKEYKVHSSWTLYQIPCEVFHPLCSYSNGDIIGRGYTFLDKRGYFIYNVRGDLLKHFKNLCCPISGAYAMYTESLLSLPSAIKDKDKKNKKKENCYQIHHQV; encoded by the exons ATGGAGAATAAGAAGAATGACAAGAGCATGAGCATTCACGACATCCTCCCTCTTGACCTGATTCACAGAATCCTACTGCGGGTACCGATCAGACATCTCGCTCGCCTCAGGTGCGTTTCCAAGCTGTGTTACTCTCTAATTTCTGATCCCGACTTTGCGGAATTGCATTTTCACCACTCTCCCGTTGCCACCAACGCATACTTCATCATAGAAAACCTGGCTATGGCTTACTTTGTTTACTTAGACGACAATGATGCATCACAAAAAGTGATGTCTCCCCCTTTCAAGAAGAAACCTTCTCATTTTGCGGTTTTGGGATCCTGCAGAGGCTTTATTCTCTTGTATCGAGATCCACATTTTCTTGTGGTATGGAACCCACTTAATGGATTCAGCAAAAGAATATCCTATTTTCATATTTTTGCTCGTCATAAATATTATGTCGCTAGGCTTCCTTACAAGTTCCATCTCTATGGATTCGGTTATGATGCTTCACAGGATGACTACTTAGTTGTTTTAGCTTGGCAGGATAAGGATGACCATTATCACTTGGATTACTTGTCCTTGAGAACCAATTTATGGATTAATCTTGATGCTGCACTCTCTAATCTCGTGGATTCTTATAACTGGAATCCTCGTGGGTTGTTTTTTAATGGCACTATTCATTGGGTGCCTAGTATTTTTGAATCTTATAAGGATGTTATTCTCATCTTTGATATGAAGGAGAGGACTTTTTCAAGTTTATCTATGCCGGAACAACCTGTAAAGAGTGTATGCTCCTATTCAATTCTCGCCCTACTAGGAGGCTGCCTAGCCTTGTATTATCGCAATTATGATAGTCGTAAAACCGAGATATGGGTGATGAAAGAATATAAAGTGCACTCATCTTGGACTCTCTATCAGATTCCTTGCGAAGTCTTTCACCCGTTGTGCTCTTACAGTAACGGTGATATTATTGGAAGAGGTTATACTTTCCTTGATAAGAGAGGGTACTTTATATATAATGTTAGAGGAGACCTGCTCAAGCATTTTAAAAATCTTTGTTGTCCCATAAGTGGAGCCTATGCTATGTATACAGAGAGTCTCTTGTCACTCCCTAGCGCCATTAAGGATAAGgacaagaagaataagaagaaggaaAACT GCTATCAAATTCACCATCAAGTTTAG
- the LOC112752745 gene encoding MDIS1-interacting receptor like kinase 2 isoform X2: protein MTKYTFDLLKVAVLTLCATSYVLFPAMASTNEERYSLVKSGWWGSDYQKISNHCNWTAITCNEAGSVTDIAAHYWPFNLPPSSLKLQNLNLTAFSNLVTLYLPRMQLTGIIPPEIDIGRILASLDLSYNHLSGSLPIELANLLHINLSFNFFKCSEGFKVFHKESLIGNTPNFPSCSSQVQKTNKAKHLIVIILPVTCILLIICLFILYFTLSTNKTKIEQRQAKNGDLLCIWNYDGRIAFQDIIEATNNFDFQYCIGTGAYGSVYRAQLPSGKVVALKKLHQSESQNISFNESFRNEVKMLTEIRHRNILKLHGFCLHNQCKFLVYEYMERGSLFHVLNNIKEVGELNWRKRVNIIKAMANALSYMHHDCIPPIVHRDVTSSNVLLNSQLDAVVSDFGLARFIDPDSSNQTFGVGTYGYVAPELAYSWTVTEKCDVYSFGVVALETLMGRHPRELISSLFDTSPQNMLLKDLLDSRIRLPHSQKDAQDIALVVTIALACLHSKPNSRPSMLQVSQQLSSSGQSPLPLSFFEISIHQLMAQEL from the exons ATGACCAAGTATACTTTCGATTTACTGAAAGTAGCAGTGCTAACATTATGTGCTACTTCTTATGTGTTGTTCCCTGCTATGGCTTCCACCAATGAGGAACGTTATTCTTTGGTGAAGAGTGGTTGGTGGGGAAGTGATTATCAGAAGATCTCAAACCATTGTAATTGGACTGCAATCACATGTAATGAAGCTGGAAGTGTTACAGACATTGCTGCACACTACTGGCCTTTCAACCTTCCTCCATCATCATTGAAACTTCAGAACTTGAATCTCACTGCATTTTCCAATTTAGTCACTCTGTATCTACCTCGAATGCAACTCACCGGAATCATCCCTCCCGAGATAG ATATAGGTCGTATATTAGCAAGTTTGGATCTTAGCTACAACCATCTCTCAGGTAGCTTACCAATTGAACTTGCAAATTTACTTCATATAAACTTGTCATTCAATTTCTTTAAGTGTTCAGAAGGTTTTAAAGTTTTCCATAAAGAATCACTAATTGGTAACACTCCTAATTTCCCTTCTTGTTCTTCTCAAGTCCAAAAAACCAACAAGGCTAAACACCTCATTGTAATTATTCTTCCTGTTACTTGCATCCTCCTTATCATTTGTCTGTTCATATTGTATTTTACTCTGTCTACCAATAAAAccaaaattgaacaaagacaaGCCAAAAATGGAGACTTGTTATGTATATGGAACTATGATGGTAGAATTGCATTCCAAGACATCATTGAAGCAACAAATAACTTTGACTTCCAGTACTGTATTGGTACTGGGGCATATGGTAGTGTTTATAGAGCACAATTACCAAGTGGAAAAGTTGTTGCATTGAAGAAACTTCATCAAAGCGAATCTCAAAACATATCCTTCAATGAAAGCTTCCGGAACGAAGTGAAGATGTTAACAGAAATCCGTCATAGAAATATTCTGAAACTTCATGGCTTTTGCCTTCACAATCAATGCAAGTTTTTGGTTTATGAATACATGGAAAGAGGCAGCTTATTTCATGTCTTGAACAATATTAAGGAAGTTGGGGAGTTGAATTGGAGAAAGAGGGTGAATATCATTAAGGCAATGGCGAATGCATTGTCTTACATGCACCATGATTGTATTCCTCCAATTGTTCATCGAGATGTGACAAGTAGCAATGTTTTGTTGAATTCACAGCTTGATGCAGTTGTCTCAGACTTCGGTCTAGCTCGATTTATTGATCCTGATTCCTCAAATCAAACCTTTGGAGTTGGAACATATGGCTATGTTGCCCCAG AGCTTGCATATTCATGGACTGTGACAGAAAAATGTGATGTTTATAGTTTTGGAGTAGTGGCACTGGAAACATTGATGGGAAGGCATCCGAGAGAGCTAATCTCATCTTTATTCGACACTTCTCCACAAAACATGTTGTTGAAAGATCTGTTAGATTCACGAATTCGTCTACCTCATAGTCAGAAAGATGCTCAAGACATAGCTCTTGTGGTTACAATAGCACTAGCATGTTTGCATTCTAAACCAAATTCAAGACCATCAATGTTACAAGTGTCTCAACAACTTTCTAGTTCCGGACAGTCACCACTGCCATTATCTTTCTTTGAAATTTCGATCCATCAATTGATGGCTCAAGAGCTATAA